A genomic window from Candidatus Methylacidiphilum fumarolicum includes:
- the lysA gene encoding diaminopimelate decarboxylase, whose product MHHFYYRDSELYVEDVPVLSLVKEFGTPLYVYSAQTIIDHYTRFEKLLEPLDHLICYAVKANSNLWILKLLANLGSGFDLVSGGELYRVLRAGGDPKKCTFAGVGKTRSEIEEALRVGIYSFIVESEEELLTIDAIAKKLSIQAPVAFRINPDVQAATHAKITTGSDVNKFGIALSQVSDLFEKCSKLDGVLLKGIQIHIGSQIQQVGPFLQAIQKVLPLVEKARQKYRVEFLDIGGGIGIVYEQAIESGREDWWKERNESLTLDRYVASILPLVKPIGMRLLVEPGRVLVGNAGILVSQVLYVKKGGSKKFIIVDAAMNDLVRPAFYEAYHQIIPLREQVDPMMEVVDVVGPVCESSDCFAIDRPLSKVQAGDYLAIFSTGAYGFSMASNYNSRLKPAEVMVSGKEVKLIRKRESYQDLVALEEGSI is encoded by the coding sequence ATGCATCATTTTTATTATAGAGATTCTGAGTTGTATGTAGAAGATGTTCCAGTTTTAAGTCTTGTCAAAGAGTTTGGAACTCCGCTTTATGTCTATTCTGCTCAAACAATTATTGATCATTATACTAGATTTGAAAAGCTATTGGAACCTCTTGATCATTTAATTTGTTATGCTGTCAAAGCCAATTCTAATCTTTGGATACTAAAATTGCTTGCTAACCTGGGAAGCGGCTTTGATCTTGTAAGTGGGGGAGAGCTCTATAGGGTTCTTCGTGCCGGAGGTGACCCGAAAAAGTGTACCTTTGCTGGGGTTGGAAAAACTCGATCTGAAATTGAAGAAGCTCTGCGTGTAGGTATTTACAGTTTTATTGTAGAAAGTGAAGAAGAGCTTTTAACGATTGATGCAATTGCAAAGAAACTATCAATACAGGCTCCTGTAGCCTTTCGAATTAACCCTGACGTGCAAGCTGCAACCCATGCAAAAATTACTACGGGCAGTGACGTAAATAAATTTGGAATTGCTCTTTCTCAAGTGTCGGACCTTTTTGAAAAATGCTCCAAGCTTGATGGGGTTCTGCTTAAAGGCATTCAAATCCATATCGGTTCGCAAATACAACAGGTAGGTCCTTTTTTGCAGGCGATACAAAAAGTCCTTCCTCTTGTTGAAAAGGCAAGGCAAAAATATAGAGTGGAGTTTTTAGATATTGGGGGAGGTATTGGAATAGTATATGAACAAGCAATAGAAAGTGGCAGAGAAGATTGGTGGAAAGAAAGAAATGAATCTTTGACGCTGGATCGATATGTTGCATCGATCCTTCCTTTGGTCAAACCGATTGGCATGAGACTCTTGGTTGAACCCGGAAGAGTTCTTGTTGGAAATGCAGGCATATTGGTCAGCCAAGTTCTTTATGTTAAAAAAGGGGGTTCTAAAAAGTTTATAATTGTTGATGCGGCAATGAATGATCTTGTCAGGCCTGCTTTTTACGAAGCGTATCATCAAATTATTCCATTAAGAGAACAGGTGGATCCGATGATGGAAGTTGTCGATGTTGTGGGTCCGGTCTGCGAATCTTCTGATTGTTTTGCAATCGATAGACCTTTATCCAAAGTGCAGGCCGGAGATTATCTTGCTATCTTCAGTACTGGTGCCTATGGGTTTTCCATGGCTTCTAATTATAATTCTAGACTCAAACCTGCAGAGGTGATGGTTTCAGGTAAGGAAGTAAAATTAATTAGAAAACGAGAAAGCTACCAGGACCTGGTTGCCCTGGAAGAAGGGTCGATTTAA
- a CDS encoding isochorismatase family protein has product MNWRIETKKTALLLIDLQDKLLSVIENRERVVQKAVQIVKLAKLFSLPLYISEQVPEKLGTTCKEILEVAGDVPRLSKNTFSASPILPADIPKNILVCGIETHICVRQTVYDLRMRDKTPYVLGDAIGSRNQIDHQLGIEEMRQDRVLITSVEAIAWEMIEKAEGAFFKEFLSILK; this is encoded by the coding sequence ATGAACTGGCGGATTGAAACAAAAAAAACAGCTCTTCTCTTGATCGATCTTCAGGATAAGCTTTTGTCTGTGATTGAGAATCGGGAAAGGGTTGTGCAGAAAGCTGTACAGATTGTCAAATTAGCGAAATTATTTTCATTACCTCTTTATATCTCCGAGCAGGTGCCTGAAAAATTAGGGACAACTTGCAAGGAGATTCTTGAAGTAGCTGGAGATGTTCCTCGGCTTTCAAAAAATACGTTTTCGGCAAGCCCCATTTTGCCTGCTGATATTCCCAAAAATATTCTTGTATGTGGAATTGAAACTCATATCTGCGTACGCCAAACAGTGTACGATCTGAGAATGAGAGATAAGACCCCTTACGTGTTAGGAGATGCTATCGGTTCAAGAAATCAAATTGACCATCAGTTGGGGATAGAAGAAATGAGGCAGGATAGAGTTTTGATTACTTCAGTTGAAGCGATAGCATGGGAAATGATTGAAAAAGCTGAAGGAGCCTTTTTCAAGGAATTTCTCTCTATTTTAAAATAG
- a CDS encoding P-II family nitrogen regulator, which yields MDSLLKIEAIVKPFKLGEIRKSLFKEEIFSITIYKVKGLEEEENKIEKYRGDEYFPVLKTLYKLEIVVPKTKLQTILMALNNIINIDKNTGGKITVTPISRVYLIVTPSSLAKKNISQLSQSSILF from the coding sequence ATGGATTCTTTGCTAAAAATAGAGGCGATCGTCAAACCTTTTAAACTAGGGGAAATAAGAAAAAGTTTATTCAAAGAAGAGATCTTTTCTATTACAATTTATAAAGTTAAAGGTTTAGAGGAAGAAGAAAATAAAATCGAAAAATATAGAGGAGACGAATATTTTCCAGTATTAAAAACACTCTATAAACTAGAGATTGTTGTCCCCAAAACCAAGCTACAAACGATCCTTATGGCACTCAATAACATTATAAACATCGACAAAAACACAGGTGGCAAAATAACCGTTACTCCTATCTCCAGGGTTTATCTGATCGTTACCCCTAGCTCCTTGGCAAAGAAAAATATTTCACAGCTATCCCAAAGCTCTATTCTATTTTAA
- a CDS encoding secondary thiamine-phosphate synthase enzyme YjbQ: MDTQESNYFCELEIRSAKHSQFLSLTDKIEEEIQHRGWYDGLLHIFIPHTTAGITIQEDADPDVIKDILYVLDRIVPWHDPSYCHTEGNAAAHIKTALLGNSVHCNVKEGRLRLGRWQGIFLCEFDGPRTRKVQLTFLPFNK, encoded by the coding sequence ATGGATACTCAAGAATCAAACTATTTTTGTGAATTAGAAATAAGAAGTGCTAAACATTCACAATTTCTAAGTTTAACAGATAAGATTGAAGAAGAAATCCAACATCGGGGTTGGTATGATGGTCTTTTGCACATTTTCATTCCTCATACAACAGCCGGGATAACAATTCAGGAGGATGCAGATCCCGATGTCATAAAAGATATTCTTTATGTTCTAGACCGGATCGTCCCATGGCATGATCCTTCCTACTGCCATACTGAAGGCAATGCTGCAGCTCATATTAAAACAGCTCTTTTAGGGAACTCAGTACATTGTAATGTAAAGGAGGGACGGTTAAGACTGGGGAGATGGCAGGGGATTTTTCTTTGTGAATTTGATGGTCCTAGGACAAGAAAAGTTCAACTTACCTTCCTTCCTTTCAATAAGTAA
- a CDS encoding ribokinase — MLWIIGSCNIDVTVKVERFPKEGETVLALESHISIGGKGANQAVGAAVWKIKPKLIASVGSDTFGKQAFQTLQQYGVDTSSIIASDKHPTGMAWIEIDKRGKNRITVVPGANADLLAGQILPNLVSLKQTDYVLAQLEIPVKSVESAFSYAKRKGATTILNLSPSFEGLEVLLSLTDLLVLNEKEYCQLTKISSFLEAMEEAKAHLFRYGITALVVTAGELGAFLSMKNSSFVHFPSPKVQVIDSSGAGDAFLGTFSAWMEMGKSIEEALKASVISGSLACCRLGTMNAIPDPKQVLQLLKNDI, encoded by the coding sequence ATGCTCTGGATCATAGGAAGTTGTAATATCGATGTGACAGTCAAAGTAGAAAGGTTCCCTAAAGAAGGCGAAACTGTCCTAGCTCTGGAGTCACATATTTCTATTGGGGGAAAAGGAGCAAATCAAGCGGTTGGAGCAGCTGTATGGAAGATCAAGCCAAAGCTTATAGCCTCTGTCGGAAGTGATACTTTCGGCAAGCAAGCATTTCAGACACTCCAGCAATATGGAGTGGATACTTCCTCTATTATAGCATCTGACAAGCATCCTACTGGCATGGCGTGGATAGAAATAGACAAAAGAGGCAAAAACCGGATCACTGTTGTTCCAGGAGCTAATGCTGATCTCCTTGCTGGACAGATCCTCCCAAACTTGGTTTCTTTAAAACAGACCGACTATGTATTAGCTCAGTTAGAAATTCCTGTGAAGTCCGTCGAATCGGCGTTTTCCTATGCGAAAAGAAAGGGAGCGACAACTATTTTGAATCTTTCTCCCTCTTTCGAAGGACTGGAAGTTCTCTTATCTTTAACTGATTTGCTTGTGCTAAATGAGAAGGAATATTGTCAATTGACTAAGATTTCTTCGTTTTTGGAAGCAATGGAAGAAGCTAAAGCCCATCTTTTTCGCTATGGAATCACTGCCTTGGTTGTAACAGCAGGAGAATTAGGTGCATTTCTGTCTATGAAAAATAGTTCCTTTGTTCATTTCCCAAGCCCTAAAGTACAGGTTATTGATAGTTCTGGTGCTGGAGATGCTTTTTTAGGAACATTCAGTGCTTGGATGGAAATGGGAAAATCCATAGAAGAAGCTCTGAAAGCTTCTGTGATTTCTGGCTCTTTAGCCTGTTGCCGC